Part of the Nocardioides perillae genome is shown below.
CACTGTGCCCCGACGGCGTCGACACCGAGATGGTCGCCACGATGCGCGACGACGGCCTGGCCAAGGCGCTCGTGCGCTCCGGGGGTCGGCTGCTGAGCGTCGACGAGGTGGCCGCCGAGGCGGTCGGGCTCGTCGGCGGTCACCGCGTCGTGCGCACGCTGCCCGCCTGGCGCGGCGGGGTCATGCGTGGCAGCTCGCTGCTGCCGTCGCTCGCGCAGCAGGGGATCGCGGTCTTCGCCAAGCAGGGGCGCGCCGCGCTCCGCCGCAACTGACGCGGCTGCCGCTCGTCCCGGCGTACGTCTGGGCCCCGGTGGTGGGGCAATTGCTGGGTTGTGGCCCGGTTACCGACGCGTAACCGGGCGCCAACCCAGCAATTGAACGGTCGCGGCGGGGTGATGGCGCACCCCGAGCGCGAGTCGAACACACTTTCGGCCAGGCCCTTGTGCTGTTCGAACACGTGCTCTAACGTCGTACGTGTGTTCGATCGAACGTGTGGTCGACAGCAGCGCCGCAGCCCGGCTCGTGAGGACTGTCGGTGGTCGCCCGTAGACATCTGCTCGACCGGACACACCCGACGCGGCTGACCGCCCCTTCCCCGGAGGTCCCCATGAGCACGATGACGATCGACCCCACCTTCCTGAGCCCCGCCCGCACGACTCAGGGCCGCACGACTCAGGGCCGCACGAGCCAGGGCCGTACGACGCCCGCTCGCCGCCCTGCCGCGGCCCGCGGCGAGCTGCGGCTCACCCGCCGCGGCCGGCTGGTGGTCTTCGGGCTCTGCCTCGCCGTCGTGCTGGGCGCCGCGCTCTTCCTGGGCCAGTCGTCGGTCGCCACCGACCGCCCGGGCACCGACGTGCCGACCGAGGTCATCACCGTCGGCACCGGCGACACGCTGTGGGAGATCGCGAGCGAGCGCGCCGCGACCGGCTCCGACATCCGCGAGGTGATGGTGCAGATCGAGCGGCTCAACGCCCTCGAGTCCGCCGCCCTCGACGCGGGCCAGCGCCTGCGGGTGCCGCTCGCCGGCTGATCGTCGTCCCGCCGGGCCCCACGCCCGGCGTCGTGCCGACCTTGCTCGGTCGGCACCACGGACGCCCGCGGGTCGCCTCGACCCCGACCTGCGGACCTGGGGAAGACGGAGGGCGGGACACCCCACGGTCCCGCCCTCCGGCCACGTCCGGGGTCGGCGAGCGCCCCGACCCTCCCCGAGCCAACCAGCGCCGCAGCCGAGCCGGCCCACCCGAGCAGCAGCGCCTCAGCGCGCGGCGCGCCGCCCGCCCTTGGCGCGCGGACCCGCCGCCGGGTCGCGCACCAGCCCGAGGGCGCGGGCGAGCATCGTCACCAGCATGAGCGCGACGAAGAGGCACGCGATCGCCCCGAGGCTCGCGAGCGCGAGGAAGGCCCACGCCGAGCCCTGCCCGCCGCGCGCGGTGGCGCCGAAGTCGATGGCCGAGCGCACGAGGTAGAACCACGCCAGCGTGGTGAGCGCGGTGCCGAGCACCATCGCGACGACCCGGCCGCGGCTGCCGGGGGCGCTGCGGGGCGCGGCCCGGCGCGGGGCTGCGCGCTTGCCGCTCACCGGCGGCCCACCGCTCGCCCACCTCGTCGCTGCACGCCGCACCCTCCCACGAGGCCATCTTCCCCGACGACGGTGACGTGGGACGGGCGACGTGCGGGCGGGTGTGGCCCTACCGTGTGGCCGTGGTGCAGGAGCAGGTGACCGACGGCCTGGAGTCGGCCAGCGACGTCGACGGGGTCGCGACCGCCGTGCTGCACCTGCTGACCGCCCGGCCCGACGCCGTGCGCGCGGGCCTCGCCGTCGCGGAGGGTGGCGGCCGCCGGCTGCTGCTGTGCCTGAGCGACACCCTGCTCCCCGACGCCGACGGCACCCCGGGCGCGCCCGCGTGGTGCGAGATCGACGCCTACGACGACGTGCCGCTGACCCGCGCCGTGCGCACCGGCCGCACGGTCGCGGGGGCCCTGGACACGCTCGCGCTGCCGGAGGCCTTCGTCGAGCGCCAGCGCGGCTTCGGCGTCAGCGCGATCGTCGCCGCGCCGCTCGACGCCGAGCGGCGCTGCGGCGCGCTCGCCCTCTTCCTGGCCCGGCCACCGGCCCCCGAGGACCGAGCCGCCGTCGAGGTGCTCGCCGCCCGGGCAGCGACCGCTCTCCAGCGGCTGCGCGGCGCTGCGGTCGGCGACCCCGTCGAGGCCGACGACGGCACCGACGACACCGACGACACCGACGGGGGCGGCCACGGGCGGGCGGCGCGGCTGCGGCTCCCGGGTGAGCCCGTCGCCCCCGGCGCCGCCCGGCGCTTCGTGCGCGCGCGGCTGGGAGAGTGGGGCGTCGACGACGACGTGGTCGACGACGCACTGCTCTGCGTCTCCGAGCTCGTCACCAACGCTGTTGTGCACACCGGCACCACCGTCGACGTCGACGTCGCGGTGGAGGACGTGGTCGGCGGCGCACGGGTCGTGCTCGGGGTGCGCGACCACGGCAGCCGCCCGGTCGACCCGCGTGCGCTGGTCGCGGCCGTCCGCGGCGGTGACGCAGGGGGCCCCGCCGACCTGGTCGTCTCCGGCCGCGGCCTCGGCCTGCTCGACGCGCTCAGCAGCGAGTGGGGGGCCGAGGCGGGCAGCCCGGACGGCCCTGGTCTGCGGGTCTGGTGCGTCTTCGCCGCCGACGACCCCGGTGCCGACCACGTGGGCGGCTCGGGGAGATGACCACCTGTTCGGGGCGCAGCCACCGTCGCCCGCAGGGGCTACGATCGAGCGCATGACCCACCCCTCGGGACGGTCCGACGGGTCTGGGTTTACCACGCCGCCACCCGTCGTGCCGCCGCAGCCCGCCCGCAGCGCCGCGCCCGCGACCGCGTCGACCGGCCCCACCGCCACGCTGAGCCCGGGCTCGGTGCTCGAGCACGCGCCGTACGGCGTGCTGGTCGGCGACCTCTCCGGCGCGCTGCTCTCGTGGAACCGCGCCGCGGCCGAGCTGCTCGGGCTCGACGAGGCGGCGATGGGCTCGGCGATCTCGTCGTGGTTCGGCGACCCGACGCCGGTCGACGACGCCTTCGGGCTGGCGCAGGCCGGCCTGCTCGACGGCCGCTCTCCCACGCACCTCGTCCACACCCGCGACGGCGCCGTCCACGAGATCACCGCGGTGCCCACGCGGCTCGAGGGCGAGCAGTCGGCGGTGCTGGTGCTCATCAACGACGTCACCGAGCGCACCCGTGCGGTCAACCGCCACGACCGGCTCAAGGCGCAGGTCGCGCTGCTCAACCAGGTCTCGGAGACCCTGAGCGGCGCGCCCGACGCCGACGAGGCGATGGACCGCCTCGCCCAGCTCGTCGTGCCGCGGATGGCCGACTGGGTCACGATGAACACCTACGACGAGCGCGGCCGCACGGTGCGCAGCCACGTGCTCCACAGCGACCCCGACTTCGCCGCGCTGGCCGCGGTGACCGGCGACGAGCTGCCCGACGCGGTCTCCGAGGAGCTGCCCAGCCGCCGCCTGGCGCGCGGCGAGCCGGCGATCCTCATCGAGCGCGTCACCGAGGAGCACCTCGAGGCCTTCGTGCCCGACCCCGAGGTGCGCGCCATGCTGCGCGACCTCGACGTGCACAGCGCGATGGCCGTGCCGATGCCCGGCACCAGCCGGGTCATGGGCTCGATGGTGCTGGTCAACCGGGCCGCCTCGCCCACCTTCACCGCCGAGGACCTCGCGGTCGCCACCGAGCTGGCCCGCCGCGGCGGCGTCGCGCTCGAGCGGGTCGCGGCCGCAGCCGAGCAGCGCGAGCTCGCGACCGCCCTGCAGGCGAGCATGCTCACCGAGCCGCCGGTGCTGCCCGACGCCGAGGTCGAGGTGCGCTACGAGCCGGCCTCGCACGCGGCGCAGGTCGGCGGCGACTGGTACGACGTCTTCGTCGAGCGCAGCGGCTCCGTCGTGCTCTCCATCGGCGACGTCAGCGGCCACGACCCGCAGGCCGCCGCGATGATGGGCCAGATCCGCGCGCTCCTGCGCGGCCTGGCCTTCGGCACCGAGTCGGGCCCCGCCGACCTGCTGACCCACCTCGACACCACCCTCGACGCCCTCGGCATGCGGGCGACCGCCACGTCGGTCGTTGCGCGCCTGCTCCCGGCCGGCGACGACGGCAGCCGCGTCGTGGCGTGGTCCAACGCCGGCCACCTGCCGCCGGTGCTGGTGCCGGCACCGGTCGACGGCGTGCGCCAGCCCGCCCGCGCGCTGGAGAGCCCGCCCAACGTGCTGCTCGGGCTGTGGCCGGAGGCCGCCCGCGACGAGCACCGCGTGGAGCTGGAGCCCGGCGCCGTGCTGCTCTTCTACACCGACGGCCTCGTCGAGCGGCGCCGCGAGGTGATCGACGCCGGCGTCGGCCGGCTGCTCTCCGCCGTCGACGCGCTGGCGGTCGGCGACGACCTCCCGCTCGGCGAGCTGTGCGACTCGCTGCTCGAGAAGCTGCTGCCCGGCCAGGGCGACGACGACGTCGCGCTGCTGGCCGTGCGGCTGCGCGGCTGAGCCCTGGTCGTGGCACCGCCGGCGCGCGCCTGCCCCGTCGAGCTCGAGCTGCAGCCGCAGCGGAGGCCGTGACGTGGAGGTGCTGCCCGACGTCGCCGCGCCCGGCCTCGACGTGCTCTTCTGCGGTCTCGCCGGCGCCGAGAGCATTAAGCTCCGCGACCACCGCTATGAGGGGCCCGGCAACTCCTTCTGGGACTCGCTGCACCGCTCCGGCTTCACCCCGCGCCGCCTCGCGCCGGAGGAGGACGGCACCGTCACGGCGTACGGCGTGGGGCTGACCGACCTCGTCGGCCACTGGGACCCGCGCTGGGTCGAGGTCGACCGGCTGGTGGCGCTGTGCGAGCAGACCGAGCCGGAGTGGCTGGCCTTCACCAGCAAGGGCGCGGCCGGCGAGGCCGCCCGGGCGCTTGGGGTGCGCCCGCTGGCGGCGGCCACCCGCCTCGGCCCGCAGTCGTGGTCGGTGGGGCCGGCGCAGGTGTTCGTGCTGCCGGGGGTGAGCGCGGCCAACCAGCGCCGCGACTACGACGGGCGGCCCACGCGGCTGTCGTGGTGGGCAGACCTCGCGATGCTGTGCGGCCGGGCCTGACCGGGCCCTAGACTCCGCGGCGAGGGGTGGGGGACACAGCATGGGAGCAGCGGTGGCACGGGTGCGCGCACGACGGCGGGACGTCGCGGTGCTGGTGGTGGTCCTCGCGACCCTCGCGGCGCTGGTGGCCTGGGCGGTGCCCACGGCCGGGCCCGACGGTCGGCAGGTCGCGGCGCCCCTCGGGGCCCAGGCGGTGGCCGCCACGGGCACGCCCGTCGCGGCGGAGACGGCGCCGGGCCGGCGCCGGCCCAACGTCGTGGTCTTCCTCGTCGACGACATGCGCGCCGACGAGCTGCGGTGGATGCCGCAGACGCGCCGGCTGCTCGCCGAGCGCGGGCTGACCTATCGTCAGGCGCTCTCGCCGCACCCGCTGTGCTGCCCGGCGCGCGCGGGGCTGCTCACCGGGCAGTACGCGCAGAACAACGGCGTGCAGCACAACAAGGGCCTGCGCGGCGGCTACCAGTCCTTCGACCCGCGCTCGACGGTGGCGACCTGGCTGAAGCGCGCGGGCTACCGCACCGGCTTCGTCGGCAAGCACCTCAACCGCTACGAGCGCTCCGGGCGCCTCGACCCCGGCTGGGACCGCTTCCTGCCGCTGGTCGGGCACACCTACGAGTTCGTCCGCTTCCGCTTTCGCGGCGAGGCGGCCCGCAACGGCTACGTCACGCGCGCGATCCAGGCACGCACGCGCCGGCTGGTGGAGGAGTTCGCGCCCGGGCGTCGGCCCTTCTTCGTGCTGGCCGACCACCTCGCGCCGCACGGCACCAACATCGGCGGCGTCACCGGCCCGCCGGTGCCCGAGCAGCGCTACGCGACGGCGTACGCCGGCACGCGGCCGCCGTCCTTCGACGACCCGGCCTACGACGAGGCCGACACGAGCGACAAGCCCGGGGGACTGGGGCAGTGGGGGCGCGTCGACGACGACGAGACGCGCCGCGAGTTCCTCGCGCGCATCCGCTCGCTGGCCTCGGTCGACGACGCGGTGGGCCAGACGGTCGCGACGCTGCGGCGCCTCGGCGAGCTCGACGACACGGTGCTGGTCTTCACCTCCGACAACGGCTACGCGCTGGGCGAGCACCGCTACCACGGCAAGAACCTCCTCAGCGACGAGGTGCTGCGGGTGCCGTTGCTCGTGCGCGGCCCGGGCGTGCCCGTCGGGGCCGTCGACGACCGCCACGCCACCCTGCTCGACCTGACCGCCACGATCGTCGACCTCGCCGACGCCCGCCCGGGGCTGCGCCTCGACGGTGCGTCGCTGGTGCCCGGGTGGGGTGCCAGGTCCGGCGGGGCGTCGGCGTGGCGGGACACGACGCTGGTGCAGACCGGGGAGCTGGCGCAGCGCGGCGACCCCGCGAGCGGCTGGTCGTGGCGCGGGGTGCTCACCGAGCGCTACTCCTTCGGCTACGACCCGCAGCGGCCCAGCGTGCGGTTCCTCTACGACCGGCTGGTCGACCCCCACGAGCTCGACAACCGCGCCGAGCACCCGGCGTACGCCGCCGTGCGCGTCGAGCTCGCCCGGCGCACCCGCCTGCTCGGCGCCTGCGCCGGCGCGGACTGCCGCCCCACCTTCGGCCCCCTCCCCGAGCCCGTCGGCTAGGTCGGACTGCTCCGCCCCGGCTCACCCCCAGGGCCGGTGTCGGTGGTCCCTGGCAGGCTCCGCGACACGCCGGGAGCACCTCCTCGCCGACCCCTCGCAGCGCTCTGACCTGCGGTTTCGCGACCGCCGTGCAGACCCGTCCAGACAACCGTCAGGACACGCCGCGAGCGGGTTGCGCGGCTGGTGGCCCGGGCGTACTGTCACCACCACATCTAGTACTTACAGCCGTGTAGTTATCCACATCTAGTGCACAGCCGGATGCGGAAGACCCACAGGGACATGGCTGTTCTCCACAGGTAGACCCACAGTTCCATCCCCAGACCAGCCCCTCGCGGAGGGGTTGTCGAGCGCGCCCTGCACACCCCGGAGAGGAGGCCCCGCGATGCACTGCCCGTTCTGCCGGCACACCGACACCCGGGTCCTCGACAGCCGGGTCGCCGACGACGGCGGCGCGATCCGCCGGCGCCGCACCTGCAGCGCCTGCGAGAAGCGCTTCACCACGGTGGAGCAGATGCAGCTCGCGGTGATCAAGCGGTCGGGGGCCAGCGAGCCCTTCAACCGCGAGAAGGCCGTCTCGGGCGTCCGGAAGGCCTGCAAGGGCCGCCCGGTCTCCGCCGACGACCTCAGCCGCCTCGGCCAGCAGGTCGAGGACGCACTGCGCTGCCTCGGCTCGGCCGAGGTGCCCGCCCACGAGGTGGGCCTGGCCATCCTCGGGCCGCTGCGGCAGCTCGACGAGGTCGCCTACCTCCGCTTCGCCTCGGTCTACCGCTCCTTCACCTCCGCCGAGGACTTCGAGCGCGAGATCGACATGCTGCGCCTCGAGCGGGCTACCGCCCCGGCAGGCGACGCCGCAGCCCCTCCGGGCTGACCTCAGACCGCCCGGCACGTAGTGGGGAAGCTGCGTGCCGGGCGCACCACCTCTTCCTCCGAGCACCCGCGAGACCCAGCGCGACCGCACCACCCCGGGACCAGCCAGACCGCCCGGACCACACGACGTACACGAACCACCAGCCGAGGAGACGACAGCACATGACCGAGACGGTGAGCGGAGCCGGATCCGCCCAGGCGAGCCAGCGCGGCAAGGGCCTGACCATCCAGCGCGTCTTCTCGACCGAGGGGGTGCACCCCTACGACGAGATCACGTGGGAGCGCCGCGACGTCGTGCAGACCAACTGGAAGACCGGCGAGACCGTCTTCGAGCAGCGCGGGGCGGAGTTCCCCGACTTCTGGAGCGTCAACGCCTCCACCATCGTCACCTCGAAGTACTTCCGCGGCGCGGTCGGCACCGAGGCGCGCGAGCAGAGCCTGCGCCAGCTCGTCGACCGGGTCGTGCACACCTACGTCAAGGCCGGCCGCGAGCACGGCTACTTCGCGACCGACGCCGACGCCGAGGTCTTCGAGCACGAGCTGACCTGGCTGCTGGTCCACCAGTACTTCTCGTTCAACAGCCCCGTGTGGTTCAACGTCGGCACGCAGAGCCCGCAGCAGGTCTCGGCCTGCTTCATCCTCTCGGTCGACGACTCGATGGACTCGATCCTCAACTGGTACAAGGAGGAGGGCTTCATCTTCAAGGGCGGCTCCGGCGCCGGCCTGAACCTCTCCCGCATCCGCTCCTCCAAGGAGCTGCTCTCCTCCGGCGGCACGGCGAGCGGCCCGGTCTCCTTCATGCGCGGCGCCGACGCCTCCGCGGGCACCATCAAGTCGGGTGGCGCGACGCGCCGCGCGGCGAAGATGGTCGTGCTCGACGTCGACCACCCCGACATCGAGGAGTTCGTGCAGACCAAGGCGCGCGAGGAGGACAAGATCCGCGCGCTGCGCGACGCCGGCTTCGACATGGACCTCGGCGGCGCCGACATCACCTCGGTGCAGTACCAGAACGCCAACAACTCGGTGCGCGTCAGCGACGAGTTCATGCGCGCGGTCGAGGAGGGCGGCTCCTTCGGGCTGCGCTCGCGCGGCACCGGCGAGGTCATCGAGACCGTCGACGCCCGCGACCTCTTCCACAAGATCGCGAAGGCCGCGTGGGAGTGCGCCGACCCGGGCCTGCAGTACGACGACACCATCAACGACTGGCACACCAACCCCGAGACCGGCCGCATCACCGCGTCCAACCCGTGCTCGGAGTACATGTCGCTCGACAACTCCTCGTGCAACCTGGCGTCGCTGAACCTGCTGAAGTTCCTGAAGGACGACGACACCTTCGACGGCGAGACCTTCGCCAAGGCCGTCGAGCTGATCATCACCGCGATGGACATCTCGATCTGCTTCGCCGACTTCCCGACCGAGCCGATCGGCCAGACCACCCGCGACTACCGCCAGCTCGGCATCGGCTACGCCAACCTCGGCGCGCTGCTGATGGCGATGGGCCTGGGATACGACTCCGACGGCGGTCGCTCGATGGCCGCGACCATCACCTCGCTGATGACAGGCGTCTCCTACAAGCGCTCCGCCGAGCTCGCCGGCATCGTCGGGCCCTACAACGGCTACGCCCGCAACGCGACCGCCCACAAGCGCGTGATGCGCAAGCACCAGGCCGCCAACGACGCCGTGCGCACCCTGCACGTCGCCGACAACCAGGTGCACAAGCTGGCGACGCAGGCGTGGGCCGACGTCATCAAGCTGGGCGAGGACAACGGCTTCCGCAACGCGCAGGCCTCGGTGCTCGCGCCCACCGGCACCATCGGCTTCATGATGGACTGCGACACCACCGGCATCGAGCCCGACTTCTCCCTGGTGAAGTTCAAGAAGCTCGTCGGCGGTGGCTCGATGCAGATCGTCAACCAGACCATCCCGCGCGCGCTGAAGAAGCTGGGCTACCAGCCCGAGCAGGTCGAGGCGATCGTCGCCTACATCGGCGAGCACGGCCACGTCATCGACGCCCCCGGCCTGAAGACCGAGCACTACGAGGTCTTCGACACCGCCATGGGCGCCCGCTCGCTCAAGCCGATGGGCCACGTGCGGATGATGGCCGCCTGCCAGCCCTTCCTCTCCGGTGCGATCTCGAAGACCGTGAACCTCCCCGAGGACGCCACGGTCGAGGAGATCGAGGAGGTCTACCTCCAGTCGTGGAAGCTGGGCCTCAAGGCCACCGCGATCTACCGCGACAACTGCAAGGTCGGCCAGCCGCTCTCCGACGGTGGCGGCAAGGCCAAGAAGGACGCGGCCGACAAGGCCGATGCCGCCGATGCTGCCGAGGCTGCCGAGGCGGCGACCAAGGTCGTCGAGAAGATCGTCTACGCCCCGACCCGCAAGCGCCTGCCGAAGTCGCGCACCTCGCGCACCACCTCCTTCACCGTGGGCGGCGCCGAGGGCTACATGACCTCCGGTGCCCACGACGACGGCGAGCTCGGCGAGGTCTTCCTCAAGCTCGGCAAGCAGGGCTCGACCCTGGCCGGCGTGATGGACGCCTTCTCGATCGCGGTGTCGATCGGCCTGCAGTACGGCGTGCCGCTGGAGACCTACGTCTCGAAGTTCACCAACCTGCGCTTCGAGCCCGCCGGCCTCACCGACGACCCCGACGTGCGGATGGCGCAGTCGATCATGGACTACATCTTCCGCCGCCTGGCCTTGGACTACCTGTCCTTCGAGTCCCGCTCGGCGCTGGGGATCTACTCCGCCGAGGAGCGCCAGCGCCACCTCGAGACCGGCTCCTACGAGCCCGTCGAGGAGACCGGCTCGGCCGCCGAGCTCGTCGACGCGCCGGTGGTCGAGGCGCGGGCCACGACCGCCGAGCCCGTCGAGGCCGAGCTCGTCGAGACCAAGGACACCGAGGGCGCCAGCGCCCGCGAGGTCCCCGCGCAGCGCAGCGCCGGTGGTGCCCACACCACCGCCGAACTGATGGAGAAGATCACCGGCACCGCGGTCGACTCCCCGCTGTGCTTCACCTGCGGCACGAAGATGCGCCCTGCTGGCTCGTGCTACGTGTGCGAGGGGTGTGGCAGCACCAGTGGTTGCAGCTGACCGGTAAACGCCCGACGAGGGCCCGCGGCGTTGCCGCGGGCCCTCGTGCTTGGCGAGTGAGGATTGATCCTGCCAGTCGCCGCCCTCCTTGGGCCTTGGGTGGCCCTGGGCGACACGCGGTTGGTCGCCCTAGATCACCCCACGGTCGGAGGAGTTCGAGGCCAGGCATCCACAAGTGGCCAGGTCGACGACCGGTCGTGCGCTCGAGCGGGACGTCCACCGGCTGCTCAACTGCAGGGAGTGTGGTTGCCGCGTGCCGTGTCGGGGGGTTAGATCCTGTCGTGACAAACAACCTGGTGTCGCTGTTCGACGTTCTCAACCATCGGCTCCTCAGAGTTGCCGAGTACCAGCGGCCCTACGCGTGGGAATCGAAGCAGCTGGCAGACCTGTGGGGCGATCTCGACCTGGTCGGCAAGGACGCCCACTACGCGGGGACCCTCGTGCTGCAGAAGACCGGGGCGCCGGTGGTGGAGAGCTCGGCGGGCACCGACCTCACGACCTTCGAGGTGGTGGACGGCCAGCAGAGGCTCACGACGTGCATCCTCCTGCTCGACCGCCTGCGGCTGGCTCTGGAGAAGGTGGATCCCGCCTCGCACGAGGGTCTGGCAGAGGCCGTGGCGGACTTGAAGCGGCTGGTCCACGTCCGGGTCGACGGAGTTGATCGGGTGCGGCTCGAGCTGGCGTCGGAGCTCGACCACTACTGGGCACAGAACTTGCTGCAGGGCGTGCCCTACGTCGGCACCATCATGGTGGGAGGCCAGCAGCGGCTCAAGGCTGCTGCGGAGTTCTTCGAGGCGAGGTTGCACGACCTGGTCGAGGGTGTCGACGAGTCGTTGGCTGCCGAACGGCTAATCGACCTCAAGAAGCGGGTGGGCCGGCTGCGGTTCCTGGTGTACCCCGTGGAGTCGAGCGCCGAGGTGGGCGTGCTCTTCGAGACCCTCAACGAGCGCGGGCAGTCGCTGACGGAGCTGGAGAAGGTCAAGAACTACCTTCTCTACCTCGCTCGTCAGCTGCCTCCGGGCCAGCAAGAAGCGCTCGGGAAGGAGATCCAGCGTGCCTGGGCCGAGATCTTCCGCAACACCGCCGCGTTCTCCTGGGCCGACGACGCAGTGCTGCGTGCCCATTGGCTTGCCACCCAGGACCCCCGACCTCGCGAGTGGAAGGGGACCGCGTCGATCAAGGCCAAGTTTCCTCGATCGCGCTACGTGCCCGGGTCGGTGCGGCTCGAGGCCGTCGGCCGCCCCGTCCTGGACGAGGACAAGACTGCAACCTGGGACAGTCTCTACAACGACGTGCGGGACTACGTCAGCACGTTGGAGCGCTGTTCGGCCTACTTCCGGGACCTCCACTCGGAGGGTGCCGCATACGACGGGTTCGCGGCGGCCGACGCGCAGGAGGCCCGCCGGTGGAACGCTGCCCTGGCGCGCAGCGACGTCCAGTTCCCGTTCCGCCCGCTCTTGTTCGCCGCCCGCCTCCGCTACCCGTCGGACGGGGCGTTCTACGCCGAGCTGACCAGGCTCTGCGAGCACTTCTCCGCGCGCGTCTTCGCGATCTGCCGCTTCAGGAGCAACGGGGGGCAGAACGACCTGAGCCGCGCCGCGCACGAGCTCTACACCGGGGCGAAGTCGCAGGCCGAGATCCTCGACTCGATGCGACGGTGGATCTGGGCATGGGCACCAGACGAGCGCGTCGAGCTGGCGTTCCGGCTCGAGGAGGATTGGTACGGACGGCGGAGCCACAAGTACGTCCTCTACGAGTACGAGCTCTACCTGAGCGGCAAGGCGTCCACGGATGCGCGTCCCTGGCGTGACTTCATGGACTCGCGCAACCGCAAGACGACCGAGCACATCCTCCCGCAGCACCCGGATGCGGACAGCCAGTGGCTCCAGGACTTCCCGGGCGACCAGCACCGGCGACTCGTCAACAGCCTGGGAAACCTGGTGCTGACCTACGACAACTCCTCCTACCGCAACTTCGAGTACACGAAGAAGCGGGGCGTGGAAGGGCAGGGCACCTGCTACTACTCGGTGAAGGCGACGGCTGGCGAGCGGCACATCGCCAGCACGTACGGTGAGTGGACCCCGGCCTCGGTGCGCCATCGGCTCGACGAGATCCGGGTGTGGGCACTTGCGCGCTGGCACGTGGACCCGGTGGTCGACGCCGAGGCCGACGAGGATCCGTTCGAGGAGGGAGACGTCCCTGTCGAGGAGGTCCAGACGGGCGGGGATGGATGAGGGGGTCCGGGGGCTCGCAGAGGCTTCGCCGCTCTGTCGGCACGCCACTGCCCTGCCAGCACGACCCGATCCATCGCTGGGCCCGTCTCGCGGAGCAGTCCAGTGTCGCGGCAACCGCTGACGAGGGGAGGTCGGGTGTCGTCCCACAGTCTTGAGGTCGGAGGGTTGTACGACCCCACGCGCACCTCGTGGCCCACGACCGAGCAGGTCCGGCTCGGCCGGTCCATGGCCGAGCTCGTGCGCTTCTGGCCTGGAGCGACCGAGGGCGAGCTGCGGGCTCACGACAGAGGCGGCGCGCAGTTC
Proteins encoded:
- a CDS encoding vitamin B12-dependent ribonucleotide reductase translates to MTETVSGAGSAQASQRGKGLTIQRVFSTEGVHPYDEITWERRDVVQTNWKTGETVFEQRGAEFPDFWSVNASTIVTSKYFRGAVGTEAREQSLRQLVDRVVHTYVKAGREHGYFATDADAEVFEHELTWLLVHQYFSFNSPVWFNVGTQSPQQVSACFILSVDDSMDSILNWYKEEGFIFKGGSGAGLNLSRIRSSKELLSSGGTASGPVSFMRGADASAGTIKSGGATRRAAKMVVLDVDHPDIEEFVQTKAREEDKIRALRDAGFDMDLGGADITSVQYQNANNSVRVSDEFMRAVEEGGSFGLRSRGTGEVIETVDARDLFHKIAKAAWECADPGLQYDDTINDWHTNPETGRITASNPCSEYMSLDNSSCNLASLNLLKFLKDDDTFDGETFAKAVELIITAMDISICFADFPTEPIGQTTRDYRQLGIGYANLGALLMAMGLGYDSDGGRSMAATITSLMTGVSYKRSAELAGIVGPYNGYARNATAHKRVMRKHQAANDAVRTLHVADNQVHKLATQAWADVIKLGEDNGFRNAQASVLAPTGTIGFMMDCDTTGIEPDFSLVKFKKLVGGGSMQIVNQTIPRALKKLGYQPEQVEAIVAYIGEHGHVIDAPGLKTEHYEVFDTAMGARSLKPMGHVRMMAACQPFLSGAISKTVNLPEDATVEEIEEVYLQSWKLGLKATAIYRDNCKVGQPLSDGGGKAKKDAADKADAADAAEAAEAATKVVEKIVYAPTRKRLPKSRTSRTTSFTVGGAEGYMTSGAHDDGELGEVFLKLGKQGSTLAGVMDAFSIAVSIGLQYGVPLETYVSKFTNLRFEPAGLTDDPDVRMAQSIMDYIFRRLALDYLSFESRSALGIYSAEERQRHLETGSYEPVEETGSAAELVDAPVVEARATTAEPVEAELVETKDTEGASAREVPAQRSAGGAHTTAELMEKITGTAVDSPLCFTCGTKMRPAGSCYVCEGCGSTSGCS
- a CDS encoding GmrSD restriction endonuclease domain-containing protein, producing MSLFDVLNHRLLRVAEYQRPYAWESKQLADLWGDLDLVGKDAHYAGTLVLQKTGAPVVESSAGTDLTTFEVVDGQQRLTTCILLLDRLRLALEKVDPASHEGLAEAVADLKRLVHVRVDGVDRVRLELASELDHYWAQNLLQGVPYVGTIMVGGQQRLKAAAEFFEARLHDLVEGVDESLAAERLIDLKKRVGRLRFLVYPVESSAEVGVLFETLNERGQSLTELEKVKNYLLYLARQLPPGQQEALGKEIQRAWAEIFRNTAAFSWADDAVLRAHWLATQDPRPREWKGTASIKAKFPRSRYVPGSVRLEAVGRPVLDEDKTATWDSLYNDVRDYVSTLERCSAYFRDLHSEGAAYDGFAAADAQEARRWNAALARSDVQFPFRPLLFAARLRYPSDGAFYAELTRLCEHFSARVFAICRFRSNGGQNDLSRAAHELYTGAKSQAEILDSMRRWIWAWAPDERVELAFRLEEDWYGRRSHKYVLYEYELYLSGKASTDARPWRDFMDSRNRKTTEHILPQHPDADSQWLQDFPGDQHRRLVNSLGNLVLTYDNSSYRNFEYTKKRGVEGQGTCYYSVKATAGERHIASTYGEWTPASVRHRLDEIRVWALARWHVDPVVDAEADEDPFEEGDVPVEEVQTGGDG